One window of the Synechococcus sp. CC9311 genome contains the following:
- a CDS encoding DEAD/DEAH box helicase, which translates to MSLLHATWLPAIRTPTSSGRAALLVWADTWRVAEPAGPSTTPALHPFTLSPDDLRALLTERDLLPDGIIDATACLTLPSRSVKPRKKRETETSSTEQPSWTGLPLQAGEPIPKQTEWWPWQVQGLAIDPMAATAWLSKLPLSGRHPDLADELRWWSHMQRWSLSLVARSRWLPQVELSKGEGYPHRARWVPLLNREEDRRRLEDLAAGLPLVATCALPWREPTGKRSNRITRLRPEAMRAANPVACCRPRSGRLRVATLLADLMDAQLRKGFTPDPDGLDPLLRAWEEALSSDTGEIQLSDEETERLATASNHWREGVAGNVAAARACLELATPADDEDLWPLRFFLQAEADPTLKLPAGAAWAAGPSGLQLGEIKVEHPSEVLLEGMGRALTVFQPIERGLDSATPESMQLTPAEAFVLVRTAVRQLRDVGVGVDLPPSLSGGLASRLGLAIKAELSERSRGFTLGENLDWSWELMIGGVTLTLRELERLAGKRSPLVRHKGAWIELRPNDLKNAERFCAANPDLSLDDALRLTATEGDTMMRLPVHQFDAGPRLQAVLEQYHQQKAPDPLPAPEGFSGQLRPYQERGLGWLAFLHRFDQGACLADDMGLGKTIQLLAFLQHLKAENELKRSVLLIAPTSVLTNWKREATAFTPELKVHEHYGPKRPSTPAALKKALKDVDLVLTSYGLLQRDSELLESHDWQGLVIDEAQAIKNPSAKQSQAARDLARPKKNSRFRIALTGTPVENRVSELWALMDFLNPRVLGEEEFFRHRYRMPIERYGDLSSLRDLKARVGPFILRRLKTDKAIISDLPEKVELSEWVGLSKEQKSLYAKTVEDTLDAIARAPRGKRHGQVLGLLTKLKQICNHPALALKEQGASEDFLKRSVKLQRLEEILDEVVEAGDRALLFTQFAEWGKLLQDYLQRRWRSEVPFLSGSTSKSERQAMVDRFQEDPRGPQLFLLSLKAGGVGLNLTRASHVFHIDRWWNPAVENQATDRAYRIGQTNRVMVHKFITSGSVEEKIDRMIREKSRLAEDIIGSGEDWLGGLEMGQLKELVSLEDNQA; encoded by the coding sequence ATGAGCCTGCTGCACGCCACCTGGCTTCCGGCCATTCGTACTCCTACCAGCTCTGGACGAGCTGCCCTTTTGGTGTGGGCCGACACCTGGCGCGTTGCCGAGCCTGCAGGCCCAAGTACAACCCCTGCGCTTCACCCGTTCACCCTCAGCCCAGACGATCTCCGGGCCTTGCTCACGGAACGGGATCTTTTACCCGACGGCATCATTGATGCCACGGCATGCCTCACCCTGCCGAGCCGCAGCGTGAAGCCCCGAAAAAAACGCGAAACAGAGACCAGCAGCACTGAACAGCCCAGCTGGACAGGCCTTCCCTTACAGGCTGGAGAACCGATCCCCAAACAAACAGAGTGGTGGCCTTGGCAGGTTCAGGGGCTCGCAATTGACCCCATGGCGGCCACCGCCTGGCTGTCCAAACTGCCTCTGTCAGGACGACATCCTGATTTGGCTGATGAGTTGCGCTGGTGGAGTCACATGCAGCGTTGGTCCCTCAGCCTCGTAGCCCGAAGTCGCTGGCTCCCCCAAGTGGAGCTGAGCAAGGGCGAGGGCTATCCCCATCGCGCCCGCTGGGTACCGCTTCTGAATCGGGAAGAAGACAGGCGCCGTCTAGAAGACTTGGCCGCAGGGCTCCCTCTCGTTGCCACCTGTGCCCTGCCTTGGCGAGAACCAACGGGCAAACGCAGCAACCGAATCACCAGGCTCAGACCAGAAGCCATGCGCGCCGCGAATCCCGTGGCTTGCTGCAGGCCTCGCAGCGGACGACTAAGGGTTGCCACGTTATTGGCCGACCTGATGGACGCGCAGCTGCGCAAGGGCTTTACTCCTGACCCTGACGGCTTGGACCCCCTGCTACGCGCCTGGGAGGAGGCCTTGAGCTCGGATACAGGTGAAATCCAACTCAGCGATGAAGAAACCGAACGCCTAGCCACCGCCAGTAATCATTGGCGTGAAGGGGTCGCTGGAAATGTTGCTGCAGCCCGCGCCTGCCTGGAGCTGGCAACACCAGCGGACGATGAGGACCTTTGGCCACTGCGCTTCTTTCTGCAGGCGGAAGCAGATCCAACCCTCAAGCTGCCCGCAGGAGCGGCATGGGCTGCAGGCCCCAGCGGCCTCCAACTTGGGGAAATCAAGGTGGAGCACCCCAGCGAGGTCTTGCTCGAGGGTATGGGGCGAGCCCTGACCGTGTTCCAACCGATCGAGCGCGGACTGGACAGTGCCACGCCAGAGAGCATGCAGCTCACACCAGCTGAAGCGTTTGTTTTGGTGCGCACAGCAGTCCGACAACTGCGGGATGTGGGCGTTGGCGTTGACCTGCCACCAAGCCTGTCTGGAGGGCTGGCTAGCAGGCTTGGCCTCGCCATCAAGGCAGAACTCTCCGAGCGTTCGCGAGGCTTCACGCTCGGTGAAAACCTTGACTGGAGCTGGGAGCTGATGATCGGCGGGGTGACGCTGACCTTGCGAGAGCTTGAGCGATTGGCTGGTAAGCGCAGCCCTCTGGTGCGTCACAAAGGGGCTTGGATCGAACTACGGCCCAATGACCTCAAAAATGCCGAGCGCTTTTGCGCCGCCAATCCAGACCTGAGCCTCGACGACGCGCTTCGGCTCACCGCCACCGAAGGCGACACGATGATGCGCCTGCCCGTGCATCAATTTGATGCCGGTCCGCGGCTGCAAGCCGTGCTGGAGCAGTACCACCAGCAGAAAGCGCCAGACCCACTCCCCGCTCCCGAGGGCTTTTCGGGTCAACTCAGGCCCTATCAAGAGAGAGGACTCGGCTGGCTTGCCTTCCTGCATCGCTTCGACCAAGGCGCCTGCTTGGCCGATGACATGGGCCTTGGCAAAACCATCCAGCTGCTGGCTTTTCTGCAACACCTCAAGGCAGAAAACGAACTCAAGCGATCAGTGCTTTTAATTGCACCCACATCTGTCCTTACGAACTGGAAACGAGAGGCAACAGCGTTTACACCCGAGCTCAAGGTGCATGAGCACTACGGTCCAAAACGCCCGAGCACCCCAGCAGCACTGAAAAAGGCGCTGAAAGACGTGGATCTCGTGCTCACCAGCTATGGCCTGTTACAACGCGACAGTGAGCTCCTCGAAAGTCACGATTGGCAAGGCCTCGTGATCGATGAAGCGCAGGCGATAAAAAACCCCTCCGCGAAGCAAAGCCAAGCCGCCCGTGATCTGGCCCGCCCGAAAAAGAACAGCCGTTTTCGCATCGCACTCACCGGCACACCAGTTGAGAACCGCGTCAGCGAGCTCTGGGCCCTGATGGACTTCCTCAACCCTCGGGTACTGGGAGAGGAAGAATTTTTCCGACATCGCTATCGCATGCCGATTGAGCGTTACGGAGACCTGTCCTCGCTGCGCGACCTCAAAGCCCGAGTGGGACCTTTCATCCTCAGACGACTCAAAACAGACAAAGCGATCATCTCGGATCTACCCGAGAAGGTGGAATTGAGCGAGTGGGTTGGGCTGAGCAAAGAGCAGAAGTCGCTGTATGCCAAAACCGTTGAAGACACCTTGGATGCCATTGCCCGCGCGCCACGCGGCAAACGTCATGGTCAGGTGTTGGGTCTGCTCACCAAGCTCAAGCAGATTTGCAACCACCCTGCGCTTGCCCTCAAGGAGCAGGGCGCCAGCGAAGATTTCCTCAAACGGTCCGTGAAGCTGCAACGTCTCGAAGAAATTTTGGACGAGGTTGTAGAAGCTGGGGATCGAGCCTTGCTGTTTACCCAGTTCGCGGAATGGGGCAAGTTGCTCCAGGATTATTTGCAACGACGCTGGCGCAGCGAAGTTCCCTTCCTCAGCGGCAGCACCAGCAAAAGTGAACGGCAAGCCATGGTCGATCGCTTCCAGGAGGATCCGCGCGGGCCCCAGCTTTTCCTGTTATCACTCAAAGCTGGCGGAGTCGGCCTCAACCTCACGCGCGCCAGTCATGTCTTTCACATCGACCGTTGGTGGAACCCCGCCGTTGAAAATCAAGCCACGGACCGTGCCTATCGCATCGGCCAAACGAACCGGGTCATGGTGCATAAGTTCATCACCAGCGGCTCCGTTGAGGAGAAAATTGACCGCATGATCCGCGAGAAGTCCAGACTGGCGGAAGACATCATTGGCTCCGGCGAAGACTGGCTTGGAGGCCTGGAAATGGGACAACTCAAAGAGCTAGTGAGCCTGGAGGACAACCAAGCATGA
- a CDS encoding efflux RND transporter periplasmic adaptor subunit has product MILRLQSPRQASNKQYPLRLLCLSFGFLIVGCGAQSKAPQPLPLYADTIVKNNFRQVVNAEGIIGDNNYVPFKPSESGIVTQVLIKAGQKVQKGQVMLVLDHKKEAAALDTARAKAQEAKIESARYKLLADQGAASREDAEEKKVGAIAAANTAIEKEVQLSYRYIKAPFDGVVGSGFIVNVGTYVNQGDQIMSLVNNDELFVSMNVPSGQAKSIQLGQATRIYSAGSDFALAEGQVDYVAPFLDYKIEGDSGSPLNTLTVQASFSNVQVGLKPGELSRVEIQTGVRSLPAIPTGAISMKAQQAFVFKLIPVKTFLGLNKLDEKQSKPLKALPPNSLIAVESPVALGELQDNQFPVLKGLVAGDKVATSQIKILSSGMPVKILSNLPGK; this is encoded by the coding sequence ATGATTTTGCGGCTTCAATCGCCAAGACAAGCTTCTAACAAACAATATCCTTTGCGCCTACTTTGTCTTTCATTTGGTTTTTTAATCGTTGGCTGTGGTGCTCAATCAAAAGCGCCTCAGCCCTTGCCTCTTTATGCGGATACGATTGTGAAAAATAACTTTAGACAGGTGGTGAATGCTGAAGGAATTATAGGAGATAATAATTATGTTCCATTCAAACCCTCGGAAAGCGGAATCGTTACTCAAGTATTGATTAAGGCTGGTCAAAAGGTCCAGAAGGGACAGGTTATGCTGGTTTTAGATCATAAAAAAGAGGCTGCAGCTCTGGATACTGCTAGGGCCAAAGCGCAGGAAGCAAAGATTGAATCTGCTCGATATAAATTGTTAGCAGATCAAGGTGCTGCTTCGCGTGAAGATGCTGAAGAAAAAAAAGTTGGCGCAATTGCTGCGGCTAATACGGCCATTGAAAAGGAGGTTCAATTGAGCTACCGATATATCAAAGCACCCTTTGATGGCGTTGTTGGATCTGGCTTTATCGTCAATGTTGGCACTTATGTAAATCAAGGAGATCAGATTATGAGCCTTGTTAATAATGATGAGCTTTTTGTGTCTATGAATGTGCCGTCAGGTCAGGCAAAATCTATTCAATTGGGCCAAGCCACGCGTATCTATTCGGCGGGGTCGGATTTCGCTCTTGCTGAGGGGCAAGTTGATTATGTTGCTCCTTTTTTAGATTATAAAATTGAAGGTGATTCTGGTAGTCCATTGAATACATTGACAGTTCAGGCTTCGTTCTCAAACGTACAGGTTGGCCTTAAACCTGGTGAGTTGTCGCGAGTAGAAATTCAAACAGGAGTACGCAGCTTGCCTGCCATTCCTACGGGGGCAATCTCAATGAAAGCACAACAAGCTTTTGTGTTTAAATTGATTCCTGTTAAGACTTTTCTTGGCTTGAATAAGCTTGACGAAAAACAAAGTAAACCGCTGAAGGCATTGCCTCCAAATTCTTTAATTGCTGTTGAATCTCCTGTTGCTTTAGGAGAGCTCCAGGACAACCAATTTCCTGTACTAAAGGGATTAGTGGCTGGCGACAAGGTTGCAACTAGTCAGATCAAAATATTGAGTAGTGGAATGCCAGTCAAAATTCTCTCAAATCTTCCAGGGAAGTGA
- a CDS encoding efflux RND transporter permease subunit, with protein MSFADPFIKRPVLTSVCSIAIFIAGLVFVQTLPIEFVPDVAPSQIRISANYPGGNASIVEKSVTDQLEDLLSDTPGVDYLISSSTSNSSTIQMYLAPETSADTAMLDAQNRIQKGLQNLPQVTQDQGVSVSQSTDTTLSGYMITSDQGQYDSAYLATLIEDNLKKQIQLINGVGTVTIYPADSRFQVFLDPDLLKSYDLTAKEVSQKIISQNSPSSAGSVGAPYLSDDASYSYPVLVKDGGYIQTVEEFENLAVRTSPSGALIRLKDIGKVEYISDPTFSLKTLNGYPASYININQKSGSNAVQVARGIERVVDDFKKIAPPGIEVVQMQNQKSFILDSIENVTDALGLAVILVLVTLVLFLKKWRTVLIPALAIPVAIVGTFLFLGLFGFTLNFLTLTGLVLATGLVVDDAILVVESVAKNMEAGMSPKQAAISTMNELSGAVVSTSLVLITLFLPVTLVASSVGKIYQQFAVTIIFAIAISTFNALTFSPMMAGLILLPGDQKTASKWVTGIGGLIVGALFGMFTRANFGDLIVPIAIAFFGVAGFYLTKVFQAFESLYSALENRFAVVLKYLIQNYVVVSACLVPAFMITFFLFNSTPTGLIPQEDTNILVGSMQLTSGSSLPATAKVAEQAASILQKDQQSKDSAIDNAVVIAGSGSTESITVFASLKPLEDRPLKLQGADAQQLALGAKLSSLPTAFPPQLFQPPMINVAQNSSINMLLVDRSNRSYTFEELNEFAQRFRESAQKDSSIASIITTFAPDSPAYELTINRSKLSSLGVDFDKAMSVLLELAGGSRVNQTSISGGVKDVQIISDSRGRREIDDLLNYSVKSETTGEMVKIRQFAEAELISAPPSIDHFSFNRSVRFSIQPKAGFSQGQVISRLEKIFAESDFKNLDYEFDGLARTQVESGGQILMLFALAGLAVFLILSATYESYITSTTILLTVPLAILGSLVFVKMRSMDINIFSQVGLLMLIGLAAKNAILVVEFADQGMANGLEAAQAALEAAKSRLRPILMTSIASLAGFLPLVVARNAGANAQQSIGTVVFGGLLVGTILSLGVVPSVYVFIKGLEARWFKHSLPDTSEN; from the coding sequence ATGTCATTTGCTGATCCTTTTATAAAAAGACCCGTTCTTACGAGTGTTTGTAGCATCGCAATTTTTATTGCTGGCTTGGTTTTTGTTCAAACGCTGCCAATTGAATTTGTGCCAGATGTTGCACCATCTCAAATACGAATTTCTGCTAATTATCCTGGTGGAAATGCCAGCATTGTCGAGAAATCAGTCACTGATCAATTAGAGGATTTACTCTCCGATACTCCTGGTGTTGATTACTTAATCTCTAGTTCAACTTCAAATTCCAGTACCATACAGATGTATTTGGCGCCGGAAACCTCTGCGGATACGGCCATGTTGGATGCGCAAAATCGCATTCAAAAAGGGTTGCAAAACCTGCCACAGGTTACGCAAGATCAAGGTGTGAGTGTTAGCCAATCTACCGACACTACCCTTAGCGGTTATATGATTACATCTGATCAAGGACAATATGATTCAGCATATCTTGCGACTTTGATCGAAGATAATTTGAAGAAGCAGATTCAACTCATTAATGGTGTAGGTACGGTCACTATTTATCCAGCAGATTCTCGATTTCAGGTGTTTCTGGACCCCGATTTGCTTAAATCCTATGATCTCACAGCTAAAGAAGTTTCGCAAAAAATAATATCACAAAATTCCCCATCATCAGCCGGTAGTGTCGGAGCACCCTATTTGAGTGATGATGCTTCCTACTCTTATCCTGTACTGGTTAAAGACGGTGGATATATTCAGACAGTAGAGGAATTTGAAAATCTTGCGGTGAGAACATCTCCATCCGGTGCACTGATTCGTTTGAAGGACATCGGTAAGGTTGAATACATTTCAGACCCAACTTTCTCCTTGAAGACCTTAAATGGTTACCCTGCAAGCTATATCAATATAAATCAGAAATCTGGCAGTAATGCTGTACAGGTTGCTAGAGGTATAGAGAGGGTTGTTGATGATTTTAAAAAAATAGCCCCTCCAGGCATTGAGGTTGTGCAGATGCAGAACCAAAAATCTTTCATCTTAGATTCCATTGAAAATGTAACTGATGCCCTTGGGTTGGCCGTCATTTTGGTCTTGGTAACGCTTGTATTGTTTCTGAAAAAGTGGCGAACAGTATTGATTCCTGCTTTGGCTATTCCAGTGGCCATTGTTGGCACTTTTCTGTTTCTAGGTTTGTTTGGTTTTACTTTGAACTTTTTGACCTTGACGGGGCTTGTTCTTGCCACTGGTTTGGTGGTGGATGATGCGATCTTGGTGGTTGAGTCTGTGGCCAAGAATATGGAGGCAGGTATGTCTCCAAAACAAGCCGCAATCTCCACCATGAATGAGCTTTCTGGTGCTGTCGTTTCTACATCTCTGGTCTTGATCACTTTGTTTCTGCCAGTGACTTTGGTTGCTTCATCTGTTGGAAAGATTTATCAGCAGTTTGCCGTTACGATTATTTTTGCGATTGCAATATCTACATTTAATGCTTTAACATTTTCGCCAATGATGGCGGGTTTGATACTGCTTCCTGGAGATCAAAAAACTGCATCTAAATGGGTGACTGGAATAGGGGGATTAATAGTTGGTGCTCTATTTGGCATGTTCACTCGTGCAAACTTTGGAGATCTGATTGTACCAATAGCGATTGCTTTCTTTGGAGTTGCTGGCTTCTATTTAACTAAGGTTTTCCAGGCGTTTGAATCTTTGTATAGCGCTCTTGAAAATAGGTTTGCAGTGGTTTTGAAGTATTTGATTCAAAATTATGTTGTTGTCTCTGCGTGCTTGGTTCCCGCTTTCATGATCACGTTCTTCTTGTTCAACTCAACTCCAACAGGTTTGATCCCTCAAGAAGATACGAATATCTTGGTTGGTTCAATGCAGTTAACTTCAGGTTCATCTCTCCCAGCAACTGCAAAGGTTGCTGAGCAGGCTGCGTCTATTTTGCAAAAAGATCAGCAATCGAAAGACTCTGCTATTGACAATGCAGTTGTCATAGCTGGTTCAGGCAGCACGGAAAGTATTACGGTTTTTGCCTCTCTTAAACCTCTTGAGGATCGTCCTCTGAAATTGCAAGGTGCAGATGCACAGCAGCTAGCTCTTGGAGCAAAATTATCATCTTTGCCAACTGCCTTCCCGCCACAGCTTTTTCAGCCACCCATGATTAATGTTGCACAAAATTCTTCGATTAATATGTTGCTTGTTGATAGAAGTAATAGGTCCTACACGTTTGAAGAATTAAATGAGTTTGCCCAACGCTTCCGAGAATCGGCTCAAAAAGATTCCTCGATTGCCAGTATTATTACGACATTTGCTCCGGACTCTCCTGCTTATGAGTTGACGATTAATCGTTCTAAGCTTTCTTCCCTTGGGGTTGATTTTGATAAAGCGATGAGTGTTTTGCTTGAACTAGCAGGCGGTTCTAGAGTGAATCAAACATCAATCAGTGGTGGTGTTAAAGACGTTCAAATCATTAGTGATTCAAGAGGGAGGCGCGAAATTGATGATCTTTTGAATTATTCCGTGAAGTCAGAGACGACCGGTGAGATGGTTAAAATAAGACAATTTGCGGAAGCTGAATTAATTAGCGCTCCTCCATCAATCGATCATTTCAGTTTTAATCGTTCAGTTAGATTCTCGATTCAGCCTAAGGCTGGATTTTCGCAAGGCCAAGTAATTAGTCGCCTTGAGAAAATATTTGCTGAAAGTGATTTCAAGAATCTTGATTATGAATTTGATGGCCTAGCTCGAACACAGGTTGAGTCCGGTGGTCAGATTTTGATGTTGTTTGCCTTGGCTGGTTTGGCAGTGTTTTTGATTTTGTCTGCAACGTATGAAAGCTATATTACGTCTACTACGATTTTATTAACTGTTCCTCTTGCCATATTGGGAAGTCTGGTTTTTGTTAAAATGAGGTCTATGGATATTAATATATTTTCTCAGGTGGGCTTGCTCATGCTGATTGGCCTTGCTGCAAAGAATGCCATTCTTGTTGTTGAATTTGCTGATCAGGGTATGGCTAATGGCTTGGAGGCGGCTCAAGCAGCTCTCGAAGCTGCAAAATCTAGATTACGCCCGATTCTAATGACATCCATTGCTTCTTTGGCAGGTTTCTTGCCCCTCGTGGTTGCAAGGAATGCAGGAGCAAATGCTCAGCAGTCGATTGGCACGGTTGTGTTCGGCGGCCTTCTCGTGGGAACCATTCTTTCTTTAGGTGTGGTCCCTTCTGTCTATGTTTTTATCAAAGGTTTGGAAGCACGTTGGTTTAAACACTCTTTGCCAGATACTTCTGAAAACTGA
- the alaS gene encoding alanine--tRNA ligase: protein MAVARSSRSAAATPRSGAEIRAAFLSFYEERGHKVMASASLIPEDPTVLLTIAGMLPFKPVFLGQQKRPAPRATSSQKCIRTNDIENVGRTARHHTFFEMLGNFSFGDYFKQQAIEWAWELSTDLFGIDPKHLVVSVFREDDEAEQIWRDVVGVNPKRIIRMDEADNFWASGPTGPCGPCSEIYYDFNPELGDEGIDLEDDDRFIEFYNLVFMQYNRDAEGTLTPLANRNIDTGLGLERMAQILQKVPNNYETDLIFPLIQAAADLAGVDYHQLDDAGQTSLKVIGDHSRAVTQLICDGVSASNLGRGYILRRLLRRVVRHGRLLGIHQPFLVTMGQASIALLKDAYPSVIERQEVILAELQREESRFLETLERGEKLLADVLESKPKQISGAQAFELYDTYGFPLELTQEIAEEHGLDVDLAGFEQAMEQQRQRAKAAAVSIDLTLQDAIDQVAADLNATSFEGYDLLVQSSSTVQALLVNGEAAASASDGDVVQVVLDNTPFYGEGGGQVGDRGLLVGDGPDGNGLIVVIEGVSRNRGVFVHSGRVQLGRLGVGDVVHGQVDRACRRRAQANHTATHLLQAALKQVVDEGIGQAGSLVNFERLRFDFHCPRAVKPEELEQIETLINGWISDAQSLEVNEMAIDQAKAAGAVAMFGEKYADVVRVVDVPGVSMELCGGTHVGNTAEIGLFKIVSESGVAAGIRRIEAVAGASVLAYLNEREVVVKQLGDRFKAQPGEIVERVVALQEELKNSQKALTAARSELAVAKSAALAVQAVAVGKHQLLVARLDGVNGDGLQGAALGLLDQLGDATAVVLGGLPDPSDQGKVILVAAFGKAVIATGQQAGKFIGAIAKLCGGGGGGRPNLAQAGGRDGAALDAALNTARAELKKTLG from the coding sequence ATGGCTGTTGCACGTTCGTCGCGATCCGCTGCTGCCACCCCCCGCTCTGGTGCTGAAATTCGGGCAGCATTCCTGAGCTTCTACGAAGAGCGGGGCCACAAGGTGATGGCAAGCGCCTCCTTGATTCCTGAGGATCCCACGGTCTTGCTCACCATTGCGGGAATGTTGCCGTTTAAGCCAGTCTTTCTCGGGCAGCAGAAGCGGCCAGCGCCGCGGGCTACCAGTAGCCAAAAGTGCATTCGCACCAACGACATCGAGAACGTGGGCCGTACGGCACGGCATCACACGTTTTTTGAAATGCTCGGCAACTTTTCCTTCGGTGACTACTTCAAGCAGCAGGCGATTGAGTGGGCCTGGGAGCTGAGTACGGATCTCTTTGGTATCGATCCCAAGCATTTGGTGGTGAGTGTCTTCCGTGAAGACGATGAGGCTGAACAGATTTGGCGTGATGTGGTCGGGGTCAACCCGAAGCGGATCATTCGCATGGACGAAGCCGACAACTTTTGGGCGTCTGGTCCGACCGGCCCCTGCGGCCCCTGCTCGGAGATCTACTACGACTTCAACCCCGAACTTGGTGATGAAGGAATTGATCTCGAGGACGACGACCGTTTCATCGAGTTCTACAACTTGGTGTTTATGCAATACAACCGCGACGCTGAGGGCACCCTCACGCCGCTTGCTAACCGGAACATCGACACCGGCCTGGGACTGGAGCGGATGGCTCAGATTCTGCAGAAGGTTCCCAATAACTATGAAACCGACCTGATCTTTCCGCTGATTCAGGCGGCGGCTGATCTTGCTGGGGTCGACTACCACCAGCTCGACGATGCAGGTCAAACGTCTCTCAAAGTGATTGGTGACCACAGCCGTGCTGTGACGCAACTGATTTGTGATGGCGTTTCGGCAAGCAACTTGGGGCGGGGATACATTCTGCGCCGTCTCTTACGCCGGGTGGTGCGTCATGGCCGTTTGTTGGGCATTCACCAACCTTTTCTTGTCACGATGGGACAAGCTTCGATCGCACTCCTAAAGGACGCCTATCCGTCGGTGATTGAGAGGCAGGAGGTGATCTTGGCCGAGCTTCAGAGGGAGGAGTCGCGCTTTTTGGAAACCTTGGAGCGTGGGGAGAAGCTGCTGGCAGACGTGCTGGAGAGCAAGCCCAAGCAGATCAGTGGTGCCCAAGCATTTGAGCTATATGACACCTATGGATTTCCCCTTGAGCTCACCCAGGAAATTGCCGAAGAGCATGGCCTTGATGTTGATCTGGCCGGATTCGAGCAGGCGATGGAACAACAGCGTCAGCGGGCCAAGGCCGCGGCGGTGAGTATTGATCTCACGCTGCAGGATGCAATCGATCAAGTTGCGGCTGATCTCAATGCCACATCGTTTGAGGGATATGACCTGTTAGTGCAGAGCAGTAGCACCGTGCAGGCCTTATTGGTCAACGGTGAAGCAGCTGCATCAGCTTCGGATGGCGATGTGGTGCAGGTGGTGCTGGACAACACACCTTTTTATGGCGAGGGCGGTGGTCAGGTGGGTGATCGCGGCCTTCTGGTAGGCGATGGCCCTGATGGAAACGGTTTGATCGTCGTCATTGAGGGCGTTAGCCGCAACCGCGGGGTGTTCGTCCATAGCGGCAGAGTTCAGCTTGGCCGCCTTGGAGTAGGTGATGTGGTGCATGGTCAAGTCGATCGCGCCTGCCGCCGTCGCGCTCAGGCGAATCACACGGCTACCCACTTGCTCCAAGCGGCACTGAAACAGGTGGTGGATGAAGGCATCGGGCAGGCTGGTTCCCTGGTCAATTTCGAGCGGCTGCGCTTCGACTTTCACTGTCCCCGGGCGGTGAAGCCTGAGGAGCTTGAGCAGATCGAAACCTTGATCAATGGCTGGATTAGCGATGCGCAAAGTCTTGAAGTGAATGAGATGGCGATTGATCAAGCCAAGGCTGCTGGTGCGGTCGCGATGTTTGGCGAGAAGTATGCCGATGTGGTGCGAGTGGTTGACGTTCCCGGTGTGTCGATGGAGCTATGTGGTGGCACGCATGTGGGCAATACGGCCGAGATTGGTCTGTTCAAGATCGTGAGCGAGAGCGGCGTTGCTGCTGGGATCCGCAGGATTGAAGCGGTGGCCGGTGCTTCCGTGTTGGCTTATCTCAATGAGCGTGAGGTTGTGGTGAAGCAGCTTGGTGACCGCTTTAAGGCGCAGCCTGGCGAGATTGTTGAGCGCGTTGTGGCGTTGCAGGAGGAACTGAAGAACAGCCAAAAAGCGTTGACTGCAGCACGGTCTGAATTAGCTGTTGCGAAGTCAGCGGCCTTGGCAGTCCAAGCCGTAGCCGTAGGGAAGCACCAGTTGTTGGTGGCCCGTCTTGATGGTGTGAATGGTGACGGCTTACAGGGAGCCGCTTTGGGATTGTTGGATCAGTTGGGTGATGCCACTGCTGTCGTGTTGGGAGGTTTGCCTGATCCGAGCGATCAAGGGAAAGTGATTTTGGTGGCAGCGTTCGGCAAGGCTGTGATTGCTACTGGCCAGCAAGCTGGCAAATTCATCGGTGCGATCGCCAAGCTTTGCGGAGGAGGAGGAGGAGGCCGTCCGAACCTTGCTCAGGCCGGAGGTCGTGACGGGGCGGCTTTGGATGCCGCACTCAATACGGCGCGTGCTGAATTGAAGAAGACTTTGGGATGA